The following nucleotide sequence is from Candidatus Lernaella stagnicola.
CGAAAGATCCGGTAATCCGGGCGATATTCTGCTTGTCTTCATGATCCCGCCTCGTGGTGCGTTTTGAGTTTAGACAATGGGTCGCGAAAGACAAGCGCTCGCGTCCGGCATCCATTTTTGTTAGCGTGTTGGCGATGCGAAACACAGCGCAAAATACTCGAGAACGCATGCGACGCCTTTGGACTTACCTGCGTCGCCGGCCGACGGTCGAAACCGGCCCGGCCGTGGTGACCGTAGAGACCACGACGCACTGCAACCTGCGTTGTACCTTCTGCCACCGGACGCACTCCCCGACGCCCGAGCGCGTGCTGCCTCTGGATATCTTTCGCACGTTGATCGACGACCCACGGCACCGCATCGACACGATGCACCTTTACGGCATGGGTGAGCCGTTGATGGACCCGCACCTGGTCGATCGCATCGCGCTGTGCCGCGAGCGCGGCATCCAGACCCACATCGCGACCAACGCCACACTGCTGGACGAACGCAAGACCACCGAACTGCTCGACGCCGGTTTGACCGCCGTGACGTTTTCGGTCGACACGCTGCGGCCGGAGGTTTACGAAGACTTGCGGCGCGGCGCCAACTACGCGCGAACCGTCGCGAACATTCTTCACTTCCTGGAACGACGCCGGGCAAGCAAGCGGCAACCCTTTGTCTTTGTCCAAATGCTGCGCACCGAGCAGACGGCCAAAGAAATCGGCGCCATCCGACACTTTTGGCGTCAACGCGGCGTGACCGCAGTGCGCGTCTGTCGAGACGAGTTCACCAACCGGCCGCCGCACATCCACGACCGGCGACATCATTACACATCCGCCGGACCCTGCCCGTTTCTCTGGTACGGGCCCGCATTGGTGCGCGCCGATGGCGGACTGTATCCCTGTTGCTCCGCGGGCTTGGACGGCGAGCCGGCAGCTAACTTGAACGAAACTTCGTTGTACGATTTTTGGACCGGGCCCATGATGCGCGAGATCCGCGAGACGCATCTGGCGGGACGGCGTCACCCGGTTTCGAATTGTTTCGCCTGCCAATCCCAGAAGCCGATCCCGATTCTCGCTTCGCTGGCCGGACTGGCCGACGGCATCACGGCGCGGCGTCTCGGGGTGCGCGCCGAACAATGGGCCGAAACGTTTTCCTGGAGGCTAACCTATCGTGAAACAAGCTGACTACACGGCAACCGCGTTACGGGGTAAGGAACGAATTCATCTGTTGCTCGTCCGGCCTCCCAGCTACATGTGGCCGATCATCAATGAATCCGACAACTTTCTCCTGCCGTTGGGCTTTCCGTGCCTCGCCGCGTATTTGCGCGAGCGCATGGTGGGTGTGGACATCGAGATCATCGATTGCCCGCCGTTGCGCATCGGTTGGAAGATGCTCGAGAAACTGATCCGCGACAAGCAACCGGACGTCGTGGGCGTCGGTGACATGATCTGCTACATGCACGAGGGCATGCGTTTGGTGCGCATGGCCAAGCAGATCAACCCGGAAATCGTCACCGTGGGCGGCGGGCATTTTCACTCGGCGCTGCCCGATTATTCCCTCGCGAACTACCCCGAGCTGGACTTCGTCGTGCGGTGGGAAGGCGAAGAATCCTTCCGGCAATTGCTGGAGGCCTTGCGCGAAGGGACGGCCCTATCCACCGTCGGGAGCCTGGCCTTTCGCGAAGGGGACCGCGTCGTCAAAACGGCCCCGGTACCGTTGATCGATCCGCTCGATACCCTGCCGATGCCCGCCTACGACCTGGCACCGATCAACAAATACGCGCCGTTCGGCATCCTGTGGCCAAAGGCGATTACCATTCAGGGGCAACGCGGTTGTCCTTACAAATGTAATTTCTGTTCGTGGTCCTACCTGGAGGGCGACCACGTGCTCGACACGGCGGGCGAGCACCTGATTCCCCGGCTGCGGCAGAAATCGCCGGGCCGCATCCTGGAAGAAATCGATTTGCTCTACAACGAGTACGGCGTGCGCTACTTGTTCTGGGTCGACGCGACGTGGAACTACGATTCCGGGATTATGGAAACGCTGGCCGAGGGGATATTATCCCGCGGTTATAAATTGGGCTGGTGGGCGTTTTGCCGGCCGGACATTTTGCTGCAACAGCACGACACCGGCGTGTTGCGCAAGATGGTCGACGCCGGGCTGTCGCACGTATTGATGGGCGCCGAGCGCGGCGAAGAGGAAGACATGGTCGTGATCGGCAAGCACGATCACAAACAGGATTCCATCTTGCATATTTCGCGCCTCTTGGAGAGCGAGTATCCCTCCGTTTTCCGGCAAGCGACGTGGATGACCGGCCTGCCGAACGATACGCCGGAAAAGCTGAAACGACTGGGGCGTTACGCGCGTGACACACACCTCGACTTCGCCGCGTTCCACCCCTTCATGCCCTACCCCGGCACCAAGATTTGGGAAGAGTACAAAGATTCGCCGTTGCTGGAAGAAACCGACTTCTCCAAGTACGACATGTTCTATCCCGTGATGCGTTCCCGCGCGATGAACCGCCGGGAAATCGCCAAGGCCACCGAGCGCTTGTCGTTGGATTTCGTCGGCAAGCAGCCGTGGCGCTATTTGCGCGGCATGTTCAGCCCGGTTCGCATCCGACGCCGGCTGCATTGGTGGTTCGCGGTATCGATGGTGCGCGTGGTGCTGCTGGACTTATGGCACGCCCTGCTGGGAAGGCGAACCTTCGCCGGTTTCGCGGCCGTCAGCAAATTGTGGAAACCAACTTGGTATGATCGGTAACGCTTAGAGGAACTTGACTCGGACTACCTCGCAAAAGGCGTCCGTCAGACGATAGACGGCCTTGGTTTGTTCACAATACAACTTCAGCCAGCCCTGGTTGTCCCAATACAAGTAGTACGTTGCTTCCGCCGTTTCATATACGCGCAGGACGATCCGCCCGTCCGGTAGCGGCACGTCAAGGTCGAACCAATGGTACTCTTCCCCCAATCCGTCGGTTCGCACCCGGGTCGGATCCCATTCGATGATCATCGGCTGCTCCCCGAAGGGCAATGAGCGGTCGCTGAATGCAAACGTTCTCTTCTTGTCTCCGATCCCACGCGATCCGACAAACACGATTTTCCCGTCCACCTCGCCTCCCCAGAAAACGCGATGCGACGGGATGATGCACGAACTGGCGAGGTGCCAATCTTGCGTTTTTTCCGCCCAATACATCATGGGATCGAAGGGCATGTCGAGATAGCTGCCGACCAACCAGAAGGCGTCCTGATTCTCTATCGGGAAGAAACGGCGGGGATATACGGTTCGTTCGGGGCTGCCGACGATGTCCAGCCGTTCCAGCGTCCCACCGGCAGGGCGGATGTAGTACACGTCCCGCCAGTTGGTTTCGTCGAAACCGGCAACGAACATGTCCGGGCCGAAAAAGCTGACAGCCGTCAGCCACCACGATTCGCTTGCGGCCGGCGGTTCGATGTCCACTCGCGCCCAACTCTCGCCGTCGCTGAATAGAACGACGCCGCAGCCGTTTTGATGATCGGCGCCGACGATCCACGTTTCCTCGCCTGAGGAGACCGCATCGAGAAAGGTTATCCCCTCGCAATCGACAGACAGGTCCACCGGCTCGGCCACGCCGTCGGCGACATCGACGCGAAACACGACGCCCCGATTGCGCTGTTCATCGAAACCCACGGTGAGGAATTCATCGGGTGTACTTGTGATAGCGACATCGTGGAAAACCGTCTCCGGTGTCGTCGCCCAACGGCGTTCACCGGCTTCGGCAAAAAGTACGCCGCCGTCTCCGGCGATCAACAGCGAAACGTCCGCCGGTAAGATATCGCCGGATTCGTCGTCCGCGTCTTCGATCTCCGCGTTGTCTTGTTCCTGGTCTTCGGCGCAACCGAATACCCCGAATGAAACCAGTAACACGGCCAAACAGAAACCGAACATCCCGCGGAACACAGCCATCGGCCTTCCAATCGTTTTACGTACGAGGCGCATATTTCGCATACGTGTGTCGTGCGGTTCCGGGACGTGCCCATGGATCCGCATACGATTGGGAGGGCTGCAAATAAAATACATTTCACTGTGCGCGCTGAAGATTGCGAACGCACCGCGATTTAATGCTTGTACGTTAGCCCAAACTCGGTCGTTTTTCAAACAAAACGCGGTTTTCTCGGGTCGTGTCCGTGTGGAATCGACGGCTCCCGCCGTCACGATCCTCCACCGTGCAATCCGTCGTGAATGCAATCGGCAATGCGGGCCGCCACCGCCGAAATCGTGATCATCGGGTTGACGCCCAGCGCTGGCGGAACCACCGAGCCATCGGCAATGTACAGCCCCGGCACATCCCACGCGCGGCCGTCGGGTCGGCAAACCGAGGAGCGCGCGTCCCCGCCCATGTGACACGTGCCCAGCGGGTGATAGGCGGAAAGGTCGAGGTCGTCGACACGAATGGGACGCCGCAGATTAGCGGCCAGGTCGCGTTCGCTGCGCATCAACCGCCAACCGTGCACCGGGCCATGCACCGCGCGAGCGCCCGATGCCAGCATGATGCGCGTCGCCGTACTGATGCCGTGCAGCAACCCGCGCAGGTCGGTCGGATTGACGTCGTAAGTAATCAGCGCCCGCTGCAGGTGTCCCGGCCGTACGCGCCCGCGCGAGGTGTCGCGAATAATGAAGCCGAACACCGAGAGGTGGTTGTAGTTCTCCTGTAACTGTTGCAAATCCGGCCCGATCTGCGACCAGAACATCCCCGCCATGTCCAATGGGAAGTGCGCGTTCTCAAGTAACAGATCCTGATCCGCGAATTCGAACACGCCGTAACCTTGCGGGATCGATTTCTCCGGCTCCAGTTCCTCCTTATTGATCGCAAACACGCCCGCGCTGGGATGAATCGACAGGTTGCGGCCCACTTGTCCGGAACTGTTGGCCAACCCCGTTTGCAGCAGCAAGAGCGGCGTGGAAATCGCGCCCCCGGCAAGAACCGTCACCCGTGATTTGATCCGCACGCGACGACCGGTCGCCGCCACATGACCGCTCACTCCGCACGCCTGCCCGTCACGCAGCGTGATCTCGTCGACCTCCGTGCCGGTGATTAAAAACGCGTTGGCCTGCAAGGCGCGTGGCACGTAGCTCACGTTCGTCGAGCGCTTCGCATCGGCCGGACACCCCAGAGCGCAGCAGCCCTGCCCGTCGCAATCCGGCGCGTTGCGGGGCAGCGGACCATGCTCGAAGCCCAGCTTCTCGGCGCCGCGCGCGATAATCTCACCGCTTTTGCCGACGTATTTCATGTCCGCCGGCGTGACGCGGTACTCGCTTTCAACCCGCTGAAAATAGGGTTCGAGACTCGCCTCGTCGTACTCACTCAGGCCGTATCGTTCGCGCCACTCGGCCAGCACGCGCGGCGGCGTGCGAAAACACGTGCCGGAATTGATCGTCGTCGTGCCACCCACGCAACGCCCGTAGGGCATCACGATCCCCACGTTGCCGAGTGTGACCGTCAGCCCGCGGTCTTCGTACATCAGTTTCTGCATGTCGATCGGCCGCCCGGTGAACGCCGACCGCCGATGATACTCACCCTGCTCGATCATCACCACGGCATGGCCTCGTTCGGCCAACTCCGCCGCGACAACCGCGCCGCCCGCGCCCGTGCCCACGACCACGGCGTCGCATTCCAGCTCCAAGTCTTCGGTAATCGACGAACCCGGCGTGACCAACTCCCACCACCGCTGCGGTTCATCCACCACCGGCGGTTTTTCGTACTCGCGCCCCAGCGCCGCGAAACGCTGCGGGTTGTCGTAGTATCCAAGTTTGACGAAGATGCCCAGCGTGCGGAAAAGTATTCGTACCGGATACCGAGCCTCGGCGAAGTGTCGGAGCCATTTGCGTCGCGTTGCTTCGGGAAGCCGCGAAAAAGGCCGACCGTAGCGAACCCGGGCCGAGTTTTCGATGGTCCACAGAAAGGCCCGCAAAACTTCTCGAACTGCCCTGGATATGCGGTCGAAATGCGCTTCCGCGTGGTCCAAATCGGCTACTGAAAAGGCGGGGAATACGCCTCCGGCAGGCATCATCGCGGCACCGAGGGCCGCAACGATTGTACGTTCGCGCTCTGTAAACGAAAATGGCGACAAAGGTTACTCCACGTGTTGCGTCCAGTTTGCCAGAGACGCCGACCGCGAACAAGCAGCGAAGAAGGTGAGGCGAATGAGAATCTATTCCTGGAACGTCAACGGTATCAGGGCCTGCGTGCGCAAGGGCTTCGCCCCCTGGCTCGCCACCTGTGGCGGCACGATCATCGGGATGCAGGAGGTACGCGCCGCGCCGGAACAAATCCCCCCGGAGGCTGCTTCGCCTTCGGGTTGGCACGTTCACTTCGTGGCGGCGCAAAAGCCCGGCTACAGCGGTGTCGGCCTGCTATCCCGCCGTCTTCCGGACGAGATCGAGATTTCCCTCGGCCCGGCGAAGTATGACGTGGAAGCACGGCTGCAGATCGCCCGCTTCGGCCGTCTGACGGTGGCCAATGTCTACGTACCCAACGGGTCCGGCCCGAACCGCGACCTCTCGCGCATTCCCTACAAGCTCGCTTTTCAACGACTGCTTTTTCGGCGACTGCAACCGCATCTCGAAAACGGCGAACGGCTTTTGGTGATGGGTGATTTCAACACGGCCCATCAGGAAATCGATTTGGCGCGGCCCAAAGCCAACGAGAAAAACAGCGGCTTCCGCCCGGAAGAGAGACGCGCCTTGGGGCGGCTGCTGGCGCGCGATTGGATCGACACCTTCCGGCACTTCGTCACCGACGGGGGCCACTACTCGTGGTGGAGCCAGCACTCGGGCGCGCGCGAGCGCAACGTCGGTTGGCGCATCGACTACATCCTGGCCTCCCCGGCGGCGATGGAATTCGTGCGCGGCGCGACCATTCACCCGCACGTCACGGCTTCGGACCACTGCCCGATCAGCGTGGAGGTTGACGACGCGATATTCGATTGATGCGCGGAGACGGCAGGGATTTAGGAAGCGGCGTCGATACCTTTGTCAAAGACAGTGACGAATTTCTCGACGAGCTTTTCTAAATCGTCGTCGTTCATGGTGGCTACGCCCAACGGGTCGAGGGCCGGATTGAACACGAAGTTGTGGATGCGAACAGCCACGACATCGAAGACCATGCCGGCCGTATCCGGGCAGATGTCGGAACGAAAACGGCCGTTCTGCATGCCTCGCCGGATGTGGTCGACGTAGTTACTATCCAGTTCCGCAACGCGTTCGCCGAGATAAAGAATCAGCGGGAAATCCGGGTCGTTGATGAACTTGAAATACATCCCGAACAAGTCGCGGTTCTTCCGAATGAAACGCACGGTTTGCACGAGGGTGAGCTTGAATAATTCGTACACGTCCTCGGGCGCTTGCTCCTCCAGGTTTTTTCGCAAACCCGACGACCACTTCTCAAGCCCCACGTCGATGAGCCAATGGACGAGATCCAGTTTCCCCTCGAAGTAATAGTACAAATAGCCGTCGGCCACTTTCAGCGACCCCGTGATCATCTTCATGCTCGTGTGATCGTAACCGTGACGCGCAAAAAGCGCGAAGCAAATTCGTTGAATCCGCCGTCTTTCGCGCGCGGACAAATGAGCCAGCGGCGGCTTGGGCATGTCGGGTTCTCCAATAATCGACGGTTTGTTGAGCGAACCACCACCGCCGTGCCCCGGCGGCACGTCATCTCAAAAGTAATCGCCCGTGGTTAGACGTTGACTACTCCTTCAACACCGCGGTGTCAACTTACGACCGGGCTGCCGCGGCAAGCTGCTTGGCGGCCCGCCCTTGCCTGCGTATAGTATGGGCGCTCAGGCAATCATCCGAACGGGGGTACTCATGACCGGCCGCGACCACACCGCACCCGCGCGGCGCGCGAAAACCGCAGATAAGTTCGTCCTGGTTACCGGCGCGACCGGCTTCCTCGGCAAACGTTTGACACACATGCTGATCGAACAAGGCGTGGCCGTGCGGGCGATGGGGCGCAACCTGCGAATCGGTCTGAAGCTCGCGGAAGCCGGCGCCGACTTTGTGCCGGTTGATCTGCGCGATCGCGCCGCTGTGATCCGCGCCTGTGAAGACGTCACCGCCATTGTGCATGCGGGCGCTTTGTCCAGCGCCTGGGGCAAGTACCGGGATTTCTTTGACATCAACGTCACGGGTACGGAGAACATCATCGCCGGTTGCCTGGAGCACGGCGTGAAGCGCCTCGTTTACATATCCTCCCCCAGTGTGATGTCACGCCACGAAGTGCAACTCGGGCTCGACGAATCACATGCCCTGCCCGACGAGTTCGTCTCCATTTATTCCGAAACAAAAGCCATGGCTGAAGAGCGCGTGCGCGCCGTCCCGCCCGAACGTCTGGGCACCGTCATCCTGCGGCCGAAGGCGATTTACGGTTGGGGCGATCAAGCGCTTTTCCCGCGCATTGTTGAAGGGCTGAAAAAGGGCCGTCTGCCCGTCTTCGGCGACGGCAATACAATGACGAACATCACGCACGTCGACGATGTAGCGCGCGCCTGCATTCTAGCCATGGAGTCGGAGAAGGCCGCCGGCAACACGTACCTGATCACGGGCGGGGAAGACGTCAATTTGTACGAAGTGATCAATTTGATCGCCGAACAACTTGGATACGAACGACCGAGCAAGATTATCCCCGTCGCCAAGGCCATGAAGATCGGCGGCGCGATGGAAGCCCTCTGGCGTCTGCTGCCCCTGGGCGGCGAACCGCTGCTGACCCGCTACAAAGTAACGGTCATGGCGCACTCGCAAACCTACGACATCAGCGCCGCCCAACGTGACCTGGGCTTCGAACCGCAGGTGCATTGGCGGGACGGAGTCGAGGATTTTCTCGATCACCTCCAGGGCAAGAAAGAGGAGAAGGCGGCTCCCACACCTGTCGAATCAACTATCGAGCCCGCGACGGTGGAATTGACGATGCTGCAAGCCGGCGCGACCAGGGCCCGCGAGCGTTTGTTCGGCATCAGTTCCAGTTGGCGGGAAATCGACATCCCGGCGCTGTTCGGCGTGATCGAGCACCCTACCCACGGCGTCGTGCTGTTCGACACGGGCTATTCCACACGTTTTCTCGAAGCGACGGCGACGATGCCCAACAAAATCTACGGCTTGCTCACACCGGTCCACATCAGCCTGGAAGAGAACGCCGGCCCACAACTGCAAGCGCGAGGCACCGACCCCGCCTCCGTCGAATGGATCGTGCTGTCCCATTTCGACCCGGACCACGTCGGCGGCCTGCGCGACTTCCCCAACGCGCGGATTGCGGTTTGGTGGCGCGCGTGGGAACCCCTGGTCGCCAAGCGCGGCTTGGCCGCGTTGTGGGAGCGCGTGATCCCCGAACTATTGCCGGAGGATTTGACCGCGCGCCTCGTGGTGCTACCTGATCCAAGCGGTCCGGCGATTGGCCCCTTCGAAGGCTCGCTTGACTTGTTCGGCGACGAATCGATTCGCCTGGTGGATCTTTCCGGCCATGCGAGAGGCATGCTTGGCGCTTTCGTGCGCACAAACGACGGTGGCACGGTGCTTTTAGCGGCGGACGGCTGCTGGTCGCGCCGGTTGATCGAAACCGGGCGGAAGAACTTCGGCATGCACCGAAAAATCGCGAAAAACAAGAAAAAACAAGATGATGTTTACGATAAGCTAATCGCTCTCGCGTCCGAAATGCCGGAAGTGACAATTGTCCCGAGTCACTGCCCGATCGCCGCCGCCGAGTTTGCCGTGCCGAATTCGTAGGGATCAATTCTGAACTGCATCTTCGTTGGAATTCTTCGAAATGCGGTGTTATACTCATTTTTTTTCGGGGTGGGGGAGCACCTCGATTTATTAGAAGAACGCGGGCCTTAGGACCTGGCGTGAAACTATTGGAGGAGAACTCCTTGATTAAACACCCTTTGCCACTAAAGATTATTGGTATCGGCCGTTATCTCCCAAAACGCGTCGTGACGAACGCCGAAATCGAAGACATGGCCGGTCTCGCGCGTGGGACGATTGAAAAAACAGCCGCCGGCGTGGTGGAACGCCGCTGGGTTACCGATGAAACGGCCTCGGAAATGGGTGCCGGCGCGGCACAGGAAGCGCTGGATGACGCAGGCCTGACAATCCAAGATATTGATCTGATCCTCAACGCCTCTGGCTCGGCCGAGCAAGCGATACCCGACGGTGCGCCGCTGTTGCAGCGAGCGTTGGGCATGGCGGATTCCGGATTGCCCGGGTTCACGGTGCACGCCACCTGTCTAAGCTTCCTGGTCGCCTTGAACGTTGCCGCGAATTATCTTTTCACGGGTATGTACAAAAATATTCTTATCGTGACCTCGGAAATCGCTTCGGGCGGCATCAATCCGAAAGAGCCGGAATCTTTCGTCCTATTCGGCGACGCCGCCGCGGCGGTAGTCGTCACGCGTCCGCCGGAGGGTGATCCCAGTGCGATGACCCACTACCTTCTGCGAACGTGGGGATCCGGCGCCTATTACACCTGCATCATGGGCGGTGGAACGAGACACCACCCGAATCATCCCGACACGACGCGCGAACACAACTACTTCCACATGGACGGCTGGCCCGTGTATCAATTGGCGCGGAAGAAGGGGCCGGAAACTCTGGAAATGATGCGCCCCGGGATTCTCACCGATCACGACGACATTAAGGTAACCGTGCCGCACCAGGCGAGCATGCTGGCGATTAAAACCATGGTGCGCCTTGGTTTGCCGGAGGAGAGAATCGCCGTCACGATCGACCGCGTCGGTAATTGCATCGCAGCGTCGATTCCCGTGACGCTTTATGAAGTGATTCGTGAAAAACGTGTCGAGCGCGGCGATAACATCCTGCTTTTCGGCACCGGCGCCGGATTATCCATCGGGTCGTCGATCCTGCGATACTAACCAAAGACGAAGGCTCTCATGAACGCCGCTTCTGCCTATTTGGATGCGCCGGCGGCGGCTCCGGATCGAGTTGCGATTTGCGAGCCGAGCGGCCGAGCG
It contains:
- a CDS encoding radical SAM/SPASM domain-containing protein, translating into MRRLWTYLRRRPTVETGPAVVTVETTTHCNLRCTFCHRTHSPTPERVLPLDIFRTLIDDPRHRIDTMHLYGMGEPLMDPHLVDRIALCRERGIQTHIATNATLLDERKTTELLDAGLTAVTFSVDTLRPEVYEDLRRGANYARTVANILHFLERRRASKRQPFVFVQMLRTEQTAKEIGAIRHFWRQRGVTAVRVCRDEFTNRPPHIHDRRHHYTSAGPCPFLWYGPALVRADGGLYPCCSAGLDGEPAANLNETSLYDFWTGPMMREIRETHLAGRRHPVSNCFACQSQKPIPILASLAGLADGITARRLGVRAEQWAETFSWRLTYRETS
- a CDS encoding radical SAM protein; the protein is MKQADYTATALRGKERIHLLLVRPPSYMWPIINESDNFLLPLGFPCLAAYLRERMVGVDIEIIDCPPLRIGWKMLEKLIRDKQPDVVGVGDMICYMHEGMRLVRMAKQINPEIVTVGGGHFHSALPDYSLANYPELDFVVRWEGEESFRQLLEALREGTALSTVGSLAFREGDRVVKTAPVPLIDPLDTLPMPAYDLAPINKYAPFGILWPKAITIQGQRGCPYKCNFCSWSYLEGDHVLDTAGEHLIPRLRQKSPGRILEEIDLLYNEYGVRYLFWVDATWNYDSGIMETLAEGILSRGYKLGWWAFCRPDILLQQHDTGVLRKMVDAGLSHVLMGAERGEEEDMVVIGKHDHKQDSILHISRLLESEYPSVFRQATWMTGLPNDTPEKLKRLGRYARDTHLDFAAFHPFMPYPGTKIWEEYKDSPLLEETDFSKYDMFYPVMRSRAMNRREIAKATERLSLDFVGKQPWRYLRGMFSPVRIRRRLHWWFAVSMVRVVLLDLWHALLGRRTFAGFAAVSKLWKPTWYDR
- a CDS encoding GMC family oxidoreductase is translated as MRAFLWTIENSARVRYGRPFSRLPEATRRKWLRHFAEARYPVRILFRTLGIFVKLGYYDNPQRFAALGREYEKPPVVDEPQRWWELVTPGSSITEDLELECDAVVVGTGAGGAVVAAELAERGHAVVMIEQGEYHRRSAFTGRPIDMQKLMYEDRGLTVTLGNVGIVMPYGRCVGGTTTINSGTCFRTPPRVLAEWRERYGLSEYDEASLEPYFQRVESEYRVTPADMKYVGKSGEIIARGAEKLGFEHGPLPRNAPDCDGQGCCALGCPADAKRSTNVSYVPRALQANAFLITGTEVDEITLRDGQACGVSGHVAATGRRVRIKSRVTVLAGGAISTPLLLLQTGLANSSGQVGRNLSIHPSAGVFAINKEELEPEKSIPQGYGVFEFADQDLLLENAHFPLDMAGMFWSQIGPDLQQLQENYNHLSVFGFIIRDTSRGRVRPGHLQRALITYDVNPTDLRGLLHGISTATRIMLASGARAVHGPVHGWRLMRSERDLAANLRRPIRVDDLDLSAYHPLGTCHMGGDARSSVCRPDGRAWDVPGLYIADGSVVPPALGVNPMITISAVAARIADCIHDGLHGGGS
- a CDS encoding exodeoxyribonuclease III, coding for MRIYSWNVNGIRACVRKGFAPWLATCGGTIIGMQEVRAAPEQIPPEAASPSGWHVHFVAAQKPGYSGVGLLSRRLPDEIEISLGPAKYDVEARLQIARFGRLTVANVYVPNGSGPNRDLSRIPYKLAFQRLLFRRLQPHLENGERLLVMGDFNTAHQEIDLARPKANEKNSGFRPEERRALGRLLARDWIDTFRHFVTDGGHYSWWSQHSGARERNVGWRIDYILASPAAMEFVRGATIHPHVTASDHCPISVEVDDAIFD
- a CDS encoding TetR/AcrR family transcriptional regulator; this encodes MPKPPLAHLSARERRRIQRICFALFARHGYDHTSMKMITGSLKVADGYLYYYFEGKLDLVHWLIDVGLEKWSSGLRKNLEEQAPEDVYELFKLTLVQTVRFIRKNRDLFGMYFKFINDPDFPLILYLGERVAELDSNYVDHIRRGMQNGRFRSDICPDTAGMVFDVVAVRIHNFVFNPALDPLGVATMNDDDLEKLVEKFVTVFDKGIDAAS
- a CDS encoding NAD-dependent epimerase/dehydratase family protein, with the translated sequence MTGRDHTAPARRAKTADKFVLVTGATGFLGKRLTHMLIEQGVAVRAMGRNLRIGLKLAEAGADFVPVDLRDRAAVIRACEDVTAIVHAGALSSAWGKYRDFFDINVTGTENIIAGCLEHGVKRLVYISSPSVMSRHEVQLGLDESHALPDEFVSIYSETKAMAEERVRAVPPERLGTVILRPKAIYGWGDQALFPRIVEGLKKGRLPVFGDGNTMTNITHVDDVARACILAMESEKAAGNTYLITGGEDVNLYEVINLIAEQLGYERPSKIIPVAKAMKIGGAMEALWRLLPLGGEPLLTRYKVTVMAHSQTYDISAAQRDLGFEPQVHWRDGVEDFLDHLQGKKEEKAAPTPVESTIEPATVELTMLQAGATRARERLFGISSSWREIDIPALFGVIEHPTHGVVLFDTGYSTRFLEATATMPNKIYGLLTPVHISLEENAGPQLQARGTDPASVEWIVLSHFDPDHVGGLRDFPNARIAVWWRAWEPLVAKRGLAALWERVIPELLPEDLTARLVVLPDPSGPAIGPFEGSLDLFGDESIRLVDLSGHARGMLGAFVRTNDGGTVLLAADGCWSRRLIETGRKNFGMHRKIAKNKKKQDDVYDKLIALASEMPEVTIVPSHCPIAAAEFAVPNS
- a CDS encoding 3-oxoacyl-[acyl-carrier-protein] synthase III C-terminal domain-containing protein — protein: MIKHPLPLKIIGIGRYLPKRVVTNAEIEDMAGLARGTIEKTAAGVVERRWVTDETASEMGAGAAQEALDDAGLTIQDIDLILNASGSAEQAIPDGAPLLQRALGMADSGLPGFTVHATCLSFLVALNVAANYLFTGMYKNILIVTSEIASGGINPKEPESFVLFGDAAAAVVVTRPPEGDPSAMTHYLLRTWGSGAYYTCIMGGGTRHHPNHPDTTREHNYFHMDGWPVYQLARKKGPETLEMMRPGILTDHDDIKVTVPHQASMLAIKTMVRLGLPEERIAVTIDRVGNCIAASIPVTLYEVIREKRVERGDNILLFGTGAGLSIGSSILRY